A region from the Biomphalaria glabrata chromosome 14, xgBioGlab47.1, whole genome shotgun sequence genome encodes:
- the LOC106053878 gene encoding uncharacterized protein LOC106053878: MMKSVILAALKINRIKCFNYSIYSSTYKTRIGTMDALKVLFIVYILFGFTIGTSGHYIKFFPIQKSNENTSTCNGFVQDETIYIRGEAKVNGYSDTTIQIIIHKHFQSNQYLFCEIELKSNHTTEGCSYDVTEQDNVFSIAVTLKATTDLSFGKISGKLLNNKEIKDSYEVDLPGIYEHDSVNASVVINQQNVESQNYLNFSDNVLQISSTCQSLVGSCHLQLRLNDTPTLLETDDKLQFEASYPQPRYVSIILTVYNCNRNKVLKIYTYHVLIAHHIEERSAIAFVVILAPMFYPLAMIILFWVCFRRSSVSMAYLFQMVLIYSCLMKTMSF, encoded by the exons ATGATGAAATCTGTAATTTTAGCTGCATTAAAGATCAATagaattaaatgttttaattacagCATTTACAGTTCAACTTATAAAACTAGGATAGGAACAATGGATGCCTTGAAAGTCTTATTCATTGTGTATATTCTATTTGGATTTACTATTG gaaCCAGTGGCCACTATATTAAGTTCTTTCCTATACAAAAGTCAAATGAGAACACATCTACCTGTAATGGTTTTGTTCAAGATGAGACTATATATATCCGAGGCGAGGCAAAAGTCAACGGGTATTCAGATACCACTATACAAATTATCATCCACAAGCATTTCCAATCTAATCAG TACTTATTTTGTGAGATTGAGTTAAAGTCCAACCATACGACCGAGGGCTGTTCTTACGATGTCACTGAACAAGACAATGTATTCAGTATCGCCGTTACTTTGAAAGCTACAACAGATTTAAGTTTTGGAAAGATTAGCGGCaaactattaaataataaaGAGATCAAAGATTCTTATGAAGTTGATCTGCCTGGTATTTACG aacatGATTCAGTGAATGCTTCAGTTGTTATAAACCAACAAAATGTAGAAAGCCAAAATTACCTCAACTTTTCCGACAATGTCCTACAAATTTCCTCAACTTGCCAAAGTCTAGTAGGATCATGTCATCTACAGCTCAGGTTAAATGACACACCTACCTTGCTGGAAACAGATGATAAACTGCAATTTGAAGCTAGCTATCCCCAACCTAGATATGTGTCCATTATTCTGACGGTCTACAACTGCAACAGAAACAAGgttctaaaaatatatacataccaTGTACTAATAG CACATCACATCGAAGAAAGAAGTGCAATAGCTTTTGTCGTCATTCTGGCTCCTATGTT CTATCCCTTGGCAATGATTATACTGTTTTGGGTTTGTTTCCGCAGAAGCTCAGTAAGTATGGCTTACCTCTTTCAAATGGTTTTAATATACAGTTGTTTGATGAAGACTATGTCTTTTTAG